TTTAACCCTTGGCTGATGTATTCATTCGTCGCAAGTGAATAGGTACCTAATTCTTTTGTAGGAGAATTATTACGCCATCCACCAATCATCAGTCTGTTATCTTCAGTAACAAGTGCATACTCATAACCGTGATCAAAAGAATGAGGAAATCGAACTTTAAAATCATGTTTTAAGGGCTTAGAGGTAATAATCTGACCGCGAAATGGTTCAATAAGACCTCGGCTTTTTACAAATTCAGAAAATATTGGAGAATATGCATTTGCAGCAATTACTACCGCATCTGCTAAAATTACTCCATTTTCAGTCTGTAATTTGACGCCATTACCTGTATCTTCCACAGCTGTTACTTTAACGCCGGTATGATACTGGCCTTGGTTATTGAGAAAACTTTGAATTAAACCATTTCTAAATTTTGTAGGATGCGCTTGAGCCGAACCACGCTCATATCGAGCACCAAAACTATTTTTAAAACCAAGATTTTCAATTTGTTTTGCGTCGTAATACTCAGATTCGAAACCTAAAGAATTTAAAAGCTTAACAGAATCACGACATTCACGGTCTTCAGCTTCATTAATTGATATAACCAAGTACCCATCGCGTCTGTAATCGGCATCCATTTTGAGTTCTTTAATTGTGTCTTCTACTTGATTACACAGTTCAATAGAATGAGCCCAAAGACAGCGTGCTTTTTCAATTCCATGAATCTCTGAAAAAGCTTTCATCGATTCAACGGTTCCATAAAGAATATGACCACAATTCCTAAACGTCGCAGCTTGCTCTGGCTTGTAATCAATTAAGAGAATGTCTTCAAAACCTTTTTTTTGCAGAAAGTATCCCAAACTTGCACCCGAAAAACCTGAACCGATAACAACAATAGATGCTTTTTGCGGAACTTTTTCTAAAGAACCCGTAATCAGAGGCACTTCTAGCCAATAAGGAAAACCATTTTCTGCCATGGAGTCTTGTATGCCTGACCCTGCTTTATTTTGCAAATATCCCTTTTTAGACCCGACGCATTATTAACACTTAATTGACTTGTAAATGCATGCCATGATGTAATTTTGATTCAACAACAATCGGGGCATTAGTACTCGAACAACTTAGGAGAAACACATGAATAAAGTCACAGGACTTGTAGTTGCAACAGCAGTATGCGCAATGTTCGCATCAGGAGCACGTGCAGAAGAAACTGCTGTACCTGCAAAAGCGGATGCAAAAGCTGCAAAAGCTGAGAAAAACCATTGCAAAAACAAAGCTCATTGCGCAGGCAAAGGCAAAAATTCTTGCAAAGGCAAAAGCGGATGCAAAGGTAAAGGCGAATGCAAAGGCCATGGCGAAGCTACAACTCCCGCTGCACCACCAGCTCCATAATATTTTTTTGAAATATAGACAGCCCAAGAGTAATAAGACTCTTGGGCTTTTTTGTATTCTGAGATACACATGCCTTGAGGGGTTGAAATGCTAGGATATGGTTTAGGATTAAGATCACCACATTACGAAGAAGTACTAACTAACCAACCTAAAGTTGATTGGTTTGAAGTCATTTCTGAAAATTTCATGAACGTAGGTGGTCAGCCTCGTCGCATATTGCATTCAATTCGCGAAAACTATCCCGTTATTCTTCATGGTGTATCGATGTCTTTAGGAGCGATTGAACCGCTCAATAAAGAGTACATGAAACAACTCAAAATATTAGCTGATGAAATTCAACCTCAATGGATGTCGGATCATCTTTGTTGGGGAAGTCATGGCCCACACTATGCCCATGATTTACTTCCACTCCCCTACACAGAAGAAACACTCAAACATCTCACTACTCGCATTCAATATGTTCAAGATTATCTTAAAAGACCTTTTCTTGTAGAAAACGTTTCAAGCTACTTAACTTATAAAGAATCAGAAATGCCCGAATGGTATTTTTTAAATGAACTTGTCACAAGATCAGGCTGCAAACTTCTTTTAGATATTAATAATATTTATGTTAGTAGTTGCAATCATGATTTTAATGCGTCAGAGTTTTTAAACGCGCTCCCGAAAGATTGTGTCGGTCAATTTCATCTGGCAGGTCATTTAGATCTTGGAAAATACGTCAACGACACACATGACCACGATGTATGTGATGATGTATGGGATCTTTACCAAATAGCTTGCGAAAGATTTGCCCCAGTTGCGACGATGATTGAACGCGATGATAATATTCCAGAGTTTATAGAACTGCTTGGTGAAATGAACAAATCAAAAGAAATTCAAGAAAAAATCAGAAACGAGAAAAACCGTGAATTTAGCAGAAATTCAAAAAGAGTTTTGGAAGTACCTATCCAGTTATAACAAGCTTCCCAATCTCATTAAAAATAGTGTCGAAAATTCAAAAGATTTTACTATCGATGAAAGACTTGCCGTTTATGGCAATGCCTATCTTTGGCGATTACAAGAGGCTATTGCCATGGACTTTCCAATTCTTGGTCATTTCATGGGCCATGATCAATTAATGAATGCCATTAAAGATTATCTAGAAGTGAACCCTTCTGAATACTTTTCTATTAGCCGCGCAAGCGCTAAGTTTCCGTACTTTTTAAAAACACATCCTATAATTGGATCATATGTTTGGGCAGATGAATTGGCGCAATTTGAATGGGCTAAGGTATCACTTTTTGAAAATCTTGATCATGGTATTTTAACCAAGTCAGAATTAATAAAAATTCCTACAGAGAAATGGCCCACACTAAAATTTAAACTTATTCCCAACCTTACTATTATGCATACCACCTACCGCATTGAAGAACTCAGTGAAGAAAGTGAATTAGATATAAAGTTAACACCCACCCCTCAAAGTCTTAAGGTATGGAGAAAACAAGAAGAAGTTTATTTTTCAACCACATCTCATGAAGAAGAAGACCTTCTCATGGCCATTCGGGCTGGAAACAATTTTAATGAAATATGCTCACAATTTGGGATCAAATACTCTGAAACTCAAGCCGCTCAAATGGTTTTTAACATCATAACCGACTGGCTCGATGATGAAATCATTGAAAGCATAACGTATTAATTATTAAATTTTCTTTTTAGAATTTGAGCGAAAAACCCGTCCTCTTCATGAAAATCAGGCCTTCGAATTAAAGGTTCGCCAACAGCTTCAAAGTTTTCATGAGTTTTTAAAAATTCTTCAACAACTTGTTGGTTTTCTTCTCGTAATAAACTGCAAGTAGCATAGACAAGTCTTCCACCATCTTTTACAAGACGTGAGTAATCATTTAAGACTTTACGCTGTAGTTCTTTAACACGCTCTAATTCTTCTAAAGAAAGTTTCCATTTGCTATCAGGATTTCTACGTATAACACCCGTCCCACTACAAGGAGCATCAATCAGCACGCCATCAAATGCATCGTGGTGTTTTTTAACATCTTTAGTAGTTTCAAATTTTTGAACACGTAAATTCGAAACTCCAGCCCTACGTGCTCTGATTTTTAATTCTTCTAATTTTCGTTCAGAAACATCTGCAGCTAAAAGTGTACCTTTGTTATTCATCAGTGCTGCTAAATGAAGTGTTTTACCACCTGCACCTGCGCAGACATCGGCAATTCGCTCTCCTGGCTTTGGGTCTAAAAGAGGTGCGATTCGCTGTGAAGCTGTGTCTTGAACTTCGAAATGTCCGTCATTAAAAGCTTTTGTTACAAATACATTACGTCTTTCTTTTAAAACTAATCCGTCTGGTAAATCTTCATAAATATAAGCTTCTATTTGCTCGCTTTTTAACTGAGCTTGAAGTTTTTCACGGTCAGTTTTTAAACGATTCGTACGAATATTCACCGATGCGGGGTCATTAAGTGACTGCATGAGTTCTTGTGCTTCAGAACCATAATTTGAAACAAATTTTTCATACAGCCATTGAGGAAATGAAAGTGCTTCCCAAGGTTGTTTTTTACTATCATTAATTTTACGCATAATTTCATCAGATGATTCTAATGCATTTTTATATTGAGGTAACTTTTCAGCTATATAGGGAACAGCATTTTCTTTATTGCGCCACATTTCATAATATATCCAACGTCGCACAAAATCTTTGGGTTCTGTAAGTTTAAAGGGCATGCCGTCCATACTTGCGAGTAAATTCCACCAACGAACCATATCATAAACTGTTTCAGCAATGTAACGACGATCACGACTTCCTAATTTTCTATTTGCTTTAAAAGCGTGATTTATAACTTTATCGGCGTAAAACTGATCAACAAAAATATGTTGAAGTGATTCTACAACCGTACGTATTAAGCTGGGATGCCATAGAGTATTCATGAAAGTACCTAACTAAAATGTGAAGATCGTTCCAATGCTTGCAAAAAAGCCGTTGGTTTGACCATCTGAGAGCAAAAGAAAGTGATTTTTCATTCCTGTTTCTGCAAAAAACCCAACAGAATCTAGAACATTAAAAAACCTCACACCTGCAACCAACTGATAATTGATAGCAAGAAAACTTTCATTTGGAATTTGTTGAAAGAAAAATCCAGGCCCGATTCCTACACCGAAATAAAGAGGAAACTTACTTGTAGAATCAGGAAGCATGAGCATAAGAAGTGCTGAGAGTTGAACAGGTTTCCCTTCAGGGAGTTCATAACCCATAAGATCAGCCCTAATAAGTCGATCTATGATGCTTGTGAATTGATCAGTTTTATAAGTAAAACCAAGATTAAGACGCCCGGCATTGTCTACTTGAGGACGATCACCCCAACGATATGAAGTAGAATTAAAAAACGTTCCCATATGAACGGTCATGTAATGATCTTCAGCTGATATGTCCCGCTGAGATGTTTTAGCTGTTGTTTGTTTTCCGGGTTTTTCTGGCTTCGCGAGTTCGTCAGAAGCAGGGCTACGCGATGGTCTAAAATATTTAGACGCTTCTTGCTCCGCTTTTTGTGAACCATCATCGTTTACTTCTGTTTTTGCAAAAGCATTTGAAGAGTTCAATGTGAGTGATGTGCAAAATAAAACTGAAAATGTCAAAATTAGCTGTTTCATGGTGCCCACTATCGCATTTTGATTTAAAAAAGGCAATAATGCATTGCGTTGCTTGACACAAAACCCCCTACTCAAGTAGCCTCTTAGGTATGAAATGCCCATATTGCAGTCATCAAGATGATAAAGTTTTAGACACTCGTGTTCAACGTGAGGGAAATTTTATCCGACGTCGTCGTGAATGCCTAAATTGCCATGGACGCTTTTCTACTCAAGAAACAGTCATGGAGGTTTTTCCGCTGGTCATAAAAAAAGATGGCCGAAGAGAACCCTTTAATAAAGATAAAATTTTAAACGGAATTAAAACTGCCTGCCAAAAAAGACCCGTGAGTCTTCAACAAATGCAAGAGGTGGTGGAACGTGTTGCCAAATGGGTGGTTGATCATTACGACCATGAAGTTCTTTCAAAATCCATTGGCGAAAAATTGATGAAAGAAATGTTTAAACTAGATGATGTCGCCTATGTGCGCTTCGCTAGTGTTTACCGTCAATTTAAGGACATCCATGAATTCATGAATGAACTTGAAGTCGCTAAGCAAAAAGACGATACTCCGCCCTTTGAATTAACACCACCACCGCAGTAACCAAGCTAAGGATACCATGGGTTTTAGACGTCGTTCGCGAGAGATCGCTCTTCAAATTTTGTTTCAAACTGAATTTACCTCTCATACTCCTGAGCAGGCATTGGCGCTTTATTTAGAAAATTTTGAAGCTGATCCAGAGACAAAAGAATTCGCCATGCGTTTAGTCAATGGTGTTGGTGAACACCGACAAGAGCTTGATAGTATAATTCAATCACATTCACAAAATTGGAAAGTTCACCGCATGGCGTTTGTTGATAAAAACATTCTACGAATTGCCACTTTTGAACTTAAATTTTTAAGCTCTGAAATCCCAACAAATGTTGTCATTGATGAGGCTATTGAAATCGGAAAACGTTTCGGCAGCCAAGAAACATCAAGCTTCGTCAATGGCGTCCTTGACAATATCTCTAAGAGTTTGGCAGGCTAACATCTGTATTAATTGCTCACAACGGGGGTTTGGTGGCTTTAAGAGATGAAGTACATTCCCATCAAGAAAAAACTTGGATACTTTGCATAGCAGAAAATTTCGTAACTAAACCCTTATCTCCACTCATTGACCTTGTAGATTGGTATAACAATCAGCTTTTAACTAAATCAATATTAGGTGGCCAAGTAAAATTAAAATTTGGCGATCGCACTCTTATGGCCACATCTGGATTATTGCCCGTTGAAAAAATATTAATTATGGGCCTTGGCAACTCAGAACAACTCACCACTGCACAAGGCAAAATCTTTATTCAAGACTTAAGTCAAACCCTTGAAAAACTAGGCGAAACAAATCCATGGGTCATCATGGCAGCTGATACGCCACCAAAATTCATTGAAGAAATTAAAAAGTCCCGGACTTCCATCAACTCACTGTCACAAGCTAATATCTCAGTAGGCTAAAGCAGATACAGATACAAATTCCAACTACCTTAGGAAACTCCATGAATCAGTGGGTAATAAAAAAAATCCAACAACTCAATAATAGATACAGATCATTTAGTAATAGAGTTGGGAGCCTTTTAGGAGAACCACCATCTAACGTTCACATACCTCATAATATAAAACCCAAGATGATCGATGAACTAGATCTATTGTGGAATGAACTTCCGACAAGAGAACAAAACACACAACAACTCCTCACTCTACTCTCTGGGTTTT
This genomic stretch from Oligoflexia bacterium harbors:
- a CDS encoding FAD-dependent oxidoreductase, with amino-acid sequence MAENGFPYWLEVPLITGSLEKVPQKASIVVIGSGFSGASLGYFLQKKGFEDILLIDYKPEQAATFRNCGHILYGTVESMKAFSEIHGIEKARCLWAHSIELCNQVEDTIKELKMDADYRRDGYLVISINEAEDRECRDSVKLLNSLGFESEYYDAKQIENLGFKNSFGARYERGSAQAHPTKFRNGLIQSFLNNQGQYHTGVKVTAVEDTGNGVKLQTENGVILADAVVIAANAYSPIFSEFVKSRGLIEPFRGQIITSKPLKHDFKVRFPHSFDHGYEYALVTEDNRLMIGGWRNNSPTKELGTYSLATNEYISQGLKEFVAKHYDISETIDWEYVWTGIMGASLTSLPFVGPTNSDRVFMCGGYTGHGFSWGHGSAALLAAIMAGESVPEVAKYFSPRHRH
- a CDS encoding DUF692 domain-containing protein; translation: MLGYGLGLRSPHYEEVLTNQPKVDWFEVISENFMNVGGQPRRILHSIRENYPVILHGVSMSLGAIEPLNKEYMKQLKILADEIQPQWMSDHLCWGSHGPHYAHDLLPLPYTEETLKHLTTRIQYVQDYLKRPFLVENVSSYLTYKESEMPEWYFLNELVTRSGCKLLLDINNIYVSSCNHDFNASEFLNALPKDCVGQFHLAGHLDLGKYVNDTHDHDVCDDVWDLYQIACERFAPVATMIERDDNIPEFIELLGEMNKSKEIQEKIRNEKNREFSRNSKRVLEVPIQL
- a CDS encoding putative DNA-binding domain-containing protein; the encoded protein is MNLAEIQKEFWKYLSSYNKLPNLIKNSVENSKDFTIDERLAVYGNAYLWRLQEAIAMDFPILGHFMGHDQLMNAIKDYLEVNPSEYFSISRASAKFPYFLKTHPIIGSYVWADELAQFEWAKVSLFENLDHGILTKSELIKIPTEKWPTLKFKLIPNLTIMHTTYRIEELSEESELDIKLTPTPQSLKVWRKQEEVYFSTTSHEEEDLLMAIRAGNNFNEICSQFGIKYSETQAAQMVFNIITDWLDDEIIESITY
- a CDS encoding methyltransferase domain-containing protein, coding for MNTLWHPSLIRTVVESLQHIFVDQFYADKVINHAFKANRKLGSRDRRYIAETVYDMVRWWNLLASMDGMPFKLTEPKDFVRRWIYYEMWRNKENAVPYIAEKLPQYKNALESSDEIMRKINDSKKQPWEALSFPQWLYEKFVSNYGSEAQELMQSLNDPASVNIRTNRLKTDREKLQAQLKSEQIEAYIYEDLPDGLVLKERRNVFVTKAFNDGHFEVQDTASQRIAPLLDPKPGERIADVCAGAGGKTLHLAALMNNKGTLLAADVSERKLEELKIRARRAGVSNLRVQKFETTKDVKKHHDAFDGVLIDAPCSGTGVIRRNPDSKWKLSLEELERVKELQRKVLNDYSRLVKDGGRLVYATCSLLREENQQVVEEFLKTHENFEAVGEPLIRRPDFHEEDGFFAQILKRKFNN
- the nrdR gene encoding transcriptional regulator NrdR; this encodes MKCPYCSHQDDKVLDTRVQREGNFIRRRRECLNCHGRFSTQETVMEVFPLVIKKDGRREPFNKDKILNGIKTACQKRPVSLQQMQEVVERVAKWVVDHYDHEVLSKSIGEKLMKEMFKLDDVAYVRFASVYRQFKDIHEFMNELEVAKQKDDTPPFELTPPPQ
- the nusB gene encoding transcription antitermination factor NusB — its product is MGFRRRSREIALQILFQTEFTSHTPEQALALYLENFEADPETKEFAMRLVNGVGEHRQELDSIIQSHSQNWKVHRMAFVDKNILRIATFELKFLSSEIPTNVVIDEAIEIGKRFGSQETSSFVNGVLDNISKSLAG